A genomic stretch from Limnobacter thiooxidans includes:
- the ychF gene encoding redox-regulated ATPase YchF: MTLKCGIVGLPNVGKSTLFNALTKAGIAAENYPFCTIEPNVGMVEVPDARLQQLADIVKPERIVPATVEFVDIAGLVAGASKGEGLGNQFLAHIRETDAIVNVVRCFEDDNVIHVNGRVDPLSDIETIETELCLADMGTVEKAIHRLAKQARANDKEAAKVLAILQRCEAQLNEAKPVRALGLDQEELFAIKSFGLITAKPAMYVANVAEDGFENNPFVERLQEYAAKQNAPVVAVCAAIEAEIADLDDADKMEFLADMGMTEPGLNRVIRAGFKLLGLQTYFTAGVKEVRAWTIKIGDTGPKAAGVIHTDFERGFIRAQTIAFEDYIQFKGENGAKEAGKMRAEGKEYVVKDGDVLNFLFNV, translated from the coding sequence ATGACCCTCAAATGCGGCATCGTTGGCCTTCCCAACGTCGGTAAATCCACCCTGTTCAACGCGCTGACCAAAGCGGGCATTGCTGCAGAAAACTATCCCTTCTGTACCATTGAACCCAACGTGGGCATGGTGGAAGTGCCCGATGCGCGTTTGCAACAACTTGCAGACATCGTCAAGCCCGAACGGATTGTGCCCGCCACAGTTGAGTTCGTGGACATCGCGGGCCTGGTGGCCGGTGCCTCCAAGGGCGAAGGCCTGGGTAACCAGTTCCTGGCGCACATTCGGGAAACCGACGCCATTGTGAACGTGGTGCGTTGCTTTGAAGACGACAACGTGATCCACGTCAACGGCCGCGTCGACCCGCTTTCAGACATTGAAACCATTGAAACCGAACTGTGCCTGGCCGACATGGGCACGGTTGAAAAAGCCATCCACCGCCTGGCCAAGCAAGCCCGTGCCAACGACAAGGAAGCCGCCAAGGTGCTGGCCATTCTGCAGCGCTGCGAAGCCCAGTTGAACGAAGCCAAACCGGTGCGTGCCTTGGGTCTGGATCAAGAAGAGCTGTTTGCCATCAAAAGCTTTGGCCTGATTACTGCCAAACCCGCCATGTACGTAGCCAACGTGGCCGAAGATGGTTTTGAGAACAACCCTTTTGTTGAACGCCTTCAGGAATACGCAGCCAAGCAAAATGCGCCTGTGGTGGCCGTATGTGCCGCCATTGAAGCAGAAATTGCGGACCTGGACGATGCGGACAAAATGGAATTCCTGGCGGACATGGGCATGACAGAACCTGGTTTGAATCGCGTTATTCGCGCCGGCTTCAAACTGCTGGGCCTGCAAACCTACTTCACCGCGGGTGTGAAGGAAGTGCGCGCCTGGACCATCAAGATTGGTGACACAGGTCCCAAGGCAGCAGGCGTGATTCACACCGACTTTGAGCGTGGCTTCATTCGCGCCCAAACCATCGCCTTTGAAGACTACATTCAGTTCAAAGGCGAGAACGGCGCGAAAGAAGCGGGCAAGATGCGTGCTGAAGGCAAGGAATACGTCGTGAAAGACGGCGACGTGTTGAACTTCCTGTTCAACGTATAA
- a CDS encoding patatin-like phospholipase family protein, whose protein sequence is MSSHISSIQVILGERAKAHIANKGLRPEDICAIPAAAGGPKGLILQGLDQYLFSDWLGAEHLRQRAAKGIKPLQLIGASIGAWRMAAAASSNPIASFKRLAQQYVEAQDYRKGVDRHEISRVCGAMVQAVVAEEAQCMAKPVGKELLVWVNRGLTPLYHAKSQAHSHAQHQHARMQGFASAVLANSLNRNRLSSYFERWVFQSPGAHTDWLRQPFDRIPTRIENLDSLNIHDALLASGSIPFVLNPVHKITQALENNSTEVKHHEGPFWDGGLTDYHLALPYHRLDGLVLYPHFAPTVTPGWLDKFLKLRKAKPEWMSNVILVCPSPQFVASLPAKKIPDRSDFKRYKFDHSVRIPLWQSAIRESHRMADDFQQWLNDVNR, encoded by the coding sequence ATGAGCAGCCACATCAGCAGCATTCAGGTCATTCTGGGCGAACGTGCCAAGGCACACATTGCCAACAAGGGCTTGAGGCCAGAAGACATTTGTGCGATCCCGGCAGCGGCAGGCGGGCCAAAAGGCTTGATCTTGCAGGGGCTGGACCAATACCTGTTCAGCGACTGGTTGGGAGCGGAACATTTGCGCCAACGCGCAGCAAAAGGGATCAAGCCCTTGCAGTTGATTGGCGCCTCAATTGGTGCCTGGCGCATGGCAGCGGCGGCCAGTAGCAACCCGATAGCCAGTTTCAAACGCCTGGCCCAACAGTATGTAGAAGCACAGGACTACCGCAAAGGCGTGGACCGACATGAAATAAGCCGCGTGTGTGGCGCGATGGTGCAGGCCGTGGTGGCCGAAGAAGCGCAATGCATGGCGAAACCTGTGGGCAAAGAGCTGCTGGTGTGGGTCAATCGCGGCCTGACCCCGCTTTATCACGCAAAATCCCAAGCGCATTCGCATGCTCAGCACCAGCACGCCCGCATGCAGGGTTTTGCATCGGCAGTGCTGGCCAACAGCTTGAACCGCAACAGGCTTTCCAGCTATTTCGAGCGCTGGGTTTTTCAAAGTCCTGGCGCCCACACAGATTGGTTGAGGCAACCTTTTGACCGCATTCCCACCCGCATTGAAAACCTGGATTCACTGAACATTCACGACGCCTTGTTAGCCTCTGGCAGCATTCCCTTCGTGCTGAATCCGGTTCATAAAATTACCCAGGCCCTGGAAAACAACTCCACCGAAGTGAAGCATCACGAAGGGCCTTTTTGGGACGGTGGCCTGACCGACTACCACCTTGCCCTGCCCTACCACCGGCTGGACGGCTTGGTGCTTTATCCCCACTTTGCACCCACAGTGACACCGGGCTGGCTCGACAAATTTCTCAAGCTGCGCAAGGCCAAACCGGAATGGATGAGCAATGTGATCCTGGTGTGCCCTTCACCGCAGTTTGTAGCCAGCCTGCCAGCCAAAAAGATCCCAGATCGCAGCGACTTCAAGCGCTACAAATTCGATCACAGCGTGCGCATTCCCCTGTGGCAAAGCGCCATTCGGGAAAGCCATCGCATGGCCGACGATTTTCAGCAGTGGCTGAACGACGTCAATCGCTAG
- the pth gene encoding aminoacyl-tRNA hydrolase, producing the protein MSSNNPTNNPIKLIVGLGNPGPQYADTRHNAGVWYLEALARKHNVFLQSDKRFFGDMARIKVAGEDVWLLFPTTFMNRSGQAVGTLAKFFKIAPQEILVAHDELDLLPGQIKMKKGGGHAGHNGLKDIHAHMGSNEFWRARIGIGHPRSLNLQQGVADFVLHRPSSEQQQWIDRSIDVLLKYTELILKGQIGQATTHIHTECT; encoded by the coding sequence ATGTCCAGCAACAACCCCACCAACAACCCAATCAAGCTGATCGTCGGCTTGGGTAACCCCGGCCCGCAATATGCCGATACCCGTCACAACGCAGGCGTGTGGTATCTGGAAGCGCTCGCGCGCAAACACAATGTGTTTTTGCAAAGTGATAAACGGTTTTTCGGCGACATGGCCCGCATCAAGGTAGCCGGTGAAGACGTGTGGCTGCTGTTTCCCACCACCTTCATGAACCGATCAGGCCAGGCAGTGGGTACCTTAGCCAAGTTTTTCAAGATTGCACCACAAGAAATTCTGGTGGCGCACGATGAACTTGATTTGCTGCCAGGTCAGATCAAGATGAAAAAAGGCGGCGGGCACGCAGGGCACAATGGTTTGAAAGACATTCATGCACACATGGGCAGCAATGAATTCTGGCGGGCACGCATTGGGATTGGCCACCCGCGCAGCCTGAATTTGCAACAGGGCGTGGCCGACTTTGTTCTGCACCGCCCCAGCAGCGAACAGCAACAGTGGATTGATCGATCCATTGACGTGCTACTGAAGTACACCGAGCTGATTTTGAAGGGTCAGATTGGGCAGGCCACCACCCACATTCACACCGAGTGCACGTGA
- the leuA gene encoding 2-isopropylmalate synthase: MLKNPATKYRPAYKVDLPDRTWPNKAIENAPIWLSTDLRDGNQAIFEPMSVATKLDFFKELVRIGFKEIEVGFPAASQIDFDVVRHLIENDQIPDDVTPMVMTQARDDLIERTVESVIGAKSAIVHIYNSTAPVWRNTVFRMTVPEVIDMVKKRVQKVKELTDAHPETQWVLQYSPECFNMTELDVALQACNTAIEAWEAGPNRKIIINLPTTVEWSTPNVFADQIEWMDRRLARREHVVLSVHPHNDRGTGVATAELAMMAGAQRVEGCLFGNGERCGNVDIVTLALNMYTQGVHPNLDFSDINAVARVVESCTQLPIHPRHPYVGDLVYTAFSGSHQDAIKKGFDIQKPDAIWEVPYLPIDPVDVGRTYDSVIRVNSQSGKGGIAYILEREHGVVMPRRMQVEFSGVVQKVSDSTAAEMTSPALWALFEQTYLQNDESQPRYISHKVFDAEGGQGIEITVQQHGEISRLEGVGNGPLDAAVQALGIPMDIVGFEERSVGQGAKSKAMAIIEVSVPNMPGSKFGVGFHDNITTASLMALVSAWRRVDQSARVKTNQI, translated from the coding sequence ATGTTGAAGAACCCTGCCACCAAATACCGCCCCGCTTACAAAGTGGACCTGCCCGACAGAACATGGCCCAACAAGGCTATCGAGAATGCGCCAATCTGGTTAAGCACCGATTTGCGCGACGGCAACCAGGCGATATTTGAACCCATGAGCGTGGCCACCAAGCTGGACTTCTTCAAGGAATTGGTGCGCATCGGCTTCAAGGAAATCGAAGTGGGTTTTCCGGCAGCCTCGCAGATCGACTTTGATGTGGTGCGGCATTTGATTGAAAACGATCAGATTCCGGATGACGTCACCCCCATGGTCATGACTCAGGCTCGTGATGATCTTATCGAGCGAACAGTGGAATCGGTGATTGGCGCCAAAAGCGCCATCGTCCACATCTACAACTCCACCGCACCCGTGTGGAGAAATACGGTGTTCCGCATGACTGTACCCGAGGTCATCGACATGGTGAAAAAGCGCGTGCAGAAGGTCAAAGAACTGACTGACGCACACCCTGAAACCCAGTGGGTTTTACAGTACTCCCCCGAGTGTTTCAACATGACCGAACTGGATGTGGCCTTGCAGGCCTGCAACACGGCCATTGAGGCCTGGGAAGCGGGGCCAAACCGCAAGATCATCATCAACCTGCCCACCACCGTGGAATGGAGCACACCCAATGTTTTTGCCGATCAAATTGAATGGATGGACAGGCGGCTTGCGCGGCGCGAACATGTGGTGCTTTCCGTGCACCCGCACAACGACCGCGGCACCGGCGTGGCCACAGCAGAATTGGCGATGATGGCGGGCGCGCAGCGCGTGGAAGGCTGCCTTTTTGGCAACGGCGAACGCTGTGGCAACGTGGACATTGTGACCCTGGCCTTGAACATGTACACCCAGGGTGTGCACCCGAACCTTGACTTTTCCGACATCAATGCCGTGGCTCGCGTAGTTGAAAGTTGCACGCAGTTGCCCATTCACCCGCGCCACCCCTATGTGGGCGATCTGGTGTACACCGCGTTTTCGGGGTCGCACCAGGATGCAATCAAAAAGGGCTTTGACATTCAAAAACCCGACGCCATTTGGGAAGTGCCTTATTTGCCCATCGACCCGGTGGACGTGGGTCGCACTTACGACAGCGTGATTCGTGTCAACAGCCAATCGGGCAAGGGCGGTATTGCCTACATTCTTGAACGTGAACATGGTGTGGTCATGCCACGCCGCATGCAGGTCGAATTTTCAGGTGTGGTGCAAAAAGTCAGTGACAGCACGGCCGCTGAAATGACATCACCCGCCTTGTGGGCTTTGTTTGAACAAACCTATTTGCAAAATGATGAAAGCCAGCCCCGCTACATCAGCCACAAAGTGTTTGATGCCGAAGGCGGCCAGGGCATTGAAATCACCGTGCAGCAACACGGTGAAATTTCAAGGCTGGAAGGTGTCGGCAATGGGCCGCTGGACGCTGCTGTGCAAGCACTTGGCATACCGATGGACATTGTGGGTTTTGAAGAACGCAGCGTGGGCCAAGGCGCCAAATCAAAGGCCATGGCCATTATCGAGGTGAGCGTACCCAATATGCCGGGCAGCAAGTTCGGTGTTGGCTTTCACGACAACATCACCACAGCCAGTTTGATGGCGCTGGTGAGCGCTTGGAGAAGGGTTGACCAATCTGCACGAGTAAAAACCAATCAGATCTGA
- a CDS encoding Lrp/AsnC family transcriptional regulator, with the protein MHQLDRYDKAILTLLQADGRMSNQDLADAIGLSPSPCLRRVKVLEEAGLITGYRALVDAKKLGFSLMALIYISMDQHTPERFASFEAAVSAIPEVLECLLITGQQADYQLKVIVADMDGYQELLLNRITRIKGVTGVHTSFVLRRVVDKTQVPV; encoded by the coding sequence ATGCATCAATTAGATCGATATGACAAGGCGATTCTGACCCTGTTGCAGGCCGATGGGCGAATGAGCAACCAGGACTTGGCCGATGCCATTGGCCTTTCCCCCTCACCCTGTTTGCGCCGAGTGAAAGTGCTTGAAGAGGCCGGTTTGATCACCGGTTACCGCGCCTTGGTGGATGCGAAAAAACTGGGTTTCAGTTTGATGGCCCTGATTTACATTTCAATGGACCAGCACACGCCCGAACGATTCGCCAGCTTTGAGGCGGCTGTGTCCGCCATTCCTGAGGTGCTGGAATGTTTGCTGATTACTGGCCAGCAGGCTGATTATCAGCTGAAGGTGATTGTGGCCGACATGGATGGTTACCAGGAGTTGCTGCTGAACCGAATTACCCGCATCAAGGGCGTAACTGGGGTGCATACCAGCTTCGTGTTGCGACGGGTGGTCGACAAAACCCAGGTACCTGTTTGA
- a CDS encoding exopolysaccharide biosynthesis protein, translated as MPDLKQDTQTSERTLGEQIKVVIDQLPVDTVSLGEILDLVGREGMLLLVAFLTLVFMVPVSIPGVSTIFGAAILLIGISRMFGRTLWLPKRFKERALPADKLRAALQKGLAWIPRLEKISKPHRMSSMACGPVVNRINDAALILGALLLMAPFGFIPFSNTVPGIALLFLAVGLIQRDGAAVLLGHLANLASIVYFGVLIGGGGVLIQNLLQKQG; from the coding sequence ATGCCTGATCTCAAACAAGACACCCAAACCAGCGAACGTACCCTCGGAGAGCAAATCAAGGTGGTGATTGATCAACTGCCTGTCGACACGGTGAGCCTTGGGGAAATTCTGGATCTGGTGGGCAGGGAAGGCATGTTGCTGCTGGTGGCTTTTCTGACTTTGGTGTTCATGGTGCCAGTGTCCATTCCTGGAGTCAGCACCATTTTCGGCGCGGCCATTTTGCTGATCGGTATCAGCAGAATGTTTGGGCGTACCCTGTGGCTGCCCAAGCGATTCAAGGAACGTGCCTTGCCCGCAGACAAACTGCGCGCCGCACTTCAAAAAGGTTTGGCGTGGATTCCCCGCCTGGAAAAGATCAGCAAACCGCACCGCATGTCCTCCATGGCCTGTGGGCCAGTCGTGAACCGCATCAACGATGCCGCATTGATTTTAGGTGCACTGCTGTTAATGGCACCTTTCGGATTCATCCCGTTCAGCAACACCGTGCCAGGGATCGCCCTGCTGTTTCTGGCCGTGGGCTTGATTCAACGCGATGGCGCAGCCGTGCTGCTGGGGCACTTGGCCAACCTGGCTTCAATTGTATATTTTGGGGTGCTGATTGGTGGTGGCGGTGTGTTGATTCAAAATCTGCTTCAAAAACAGGGCTAA
- a CDS encoding 50S ribosomal protein L25/general stress protein Ctc, translated as MKVVATFRTEQGSGASRRLRRAGQVPGIVYGANQEAQAVSIEHNPLWHAIQKEKFHSSILELEIDGKAQQVLLRDFQSHPYKPQLLHIDFQRIDANQKIHMNVPLHYSGHLESPAVKLYAGLVTFVANQIEIECLPKDLPEFIAVDCSVLDVTKRSIHVTDLQLPEGVSIPNHGQQDGSLVTVKIKAGAAKGGDE; from the coding sequence ATGAAAGTAGTTGCAACATTCCGCACAGAGCAGGGTTCCGGAGCGAGCCGCCGCCTGCGTCGTGCTGGCCAGGTACCTGGCATCGTTTATGGCGCAAATCAGGAAGCTCAGGCTGTGTCAATTGAACACAACCCCCTGTGGCACGCCATTCAGAAAGAAAAATTCCACTCCAGCATTCTGGAACTGGAAATCGACGGCAAGGCACAACAGGTTTTGTTGCGTGACTTCCAGTCACACCCTTACAAGCCCCAGTTGCTGCACATCGACTTTCAGCGCATCGACGCCAACCAGAAGATCCACATGAATGTGCCATTGCACTATTCTGGTCATCTGGAAAGTCCAGCTGTCAAGCTGTACGCCGGTCTGGTGACCTTCGTGGCCAACCAGATTGAAATTGAATGTCTGCCAAAAGACCTGCCAGAATTCATCGCAGTTGATTGCAGCGTACTGGACGTAACCAAGCGCTCAATTCACGTGACGGACCTGCAATTGCCAGAAGGCGTTAGCATCCCCAACCACGGTCAGCAAGATGGTTCACTGGTTACAGTGAAGATCAAGGCTGGTGCTGCAAAGGGCGGCGACGAGTAA
- a CDS encoding ribose-phosphate diphosphokinase has protein sequence MATDSSLMIFTGNANPALAESVAKQLNIPLGKATVGRFSDGEVMVEINENVRGKDVFVLQSTCAPTNDNLMEMMVMIDALKRASAGRITAAIPYFGYARQDRRVRSSRVAITAKVVANMLQVVGVDRVLTMDLHADQIQGFFDIPVDNIYASPVLLGDVWKQNLDNLMVVSPDVGGVVRARALAKRLNCDLAIIDKRRPRANVAEVMNIIGDVKDRTCVIMDDMVDTANTLCKAAAALKANGAKKVVAYCTHPVLSGGAIQRVEESDLDELVVTDTIPLSEEANNSKTIRVLSVDELLAETIRRIVRSDSVSSLFID, from the coding sequence ATGGCAACCGACAGCAGTCTAATGATCTTCACCGGCAATGCGAACCCTGCTTTGGCAGAGTCAGTGGCCAAGCAACTGAACATTCCATTGGGCAAAGCAACGGTGGGCCGTTTCTCTGACGGTGAAGTGATGGTCGAGATCAATGAAAACGTTCGCGGCAAAGACGTGTTCGTGCTGCAGTCCACCTGTGCTCCCACCAACGACAACCTGATGGAAATGATGGTCATGATCGACGCGCTCAAGCGCGCATCAGCTGGCCGCATTACTGCAGCAATTCCCTACTTTGGTTATGCCCGTCAGGACCGCCGCGTGCGCTCCTCCCGCGTGGCCATTACGGCGAAAGTTGTAGCCAACATGTTGCAGGTGGTGGGTGTTGACCGAGTGCTGACCATGGACTTGCACGCCGACCAAATCCAAGGTTTCTTCGACATCCCGGTTGACAACATCTATGCATCACCTGTGCTGCTGGGCGACGTCTGGAAACAGAATCTGGACAACCTGATGGTGGTGTCACCTGATGTGGGCGGCGTGGTTCGTGCCCGTGCACTGGCCAAACGCCTGAACTGTGACCTGGCCATTATCGACAAGCGTCGACCACGCGCCAATGTCGCCGAGGTGATGAACATTATTGGCGACGTGAAAGACCGCACCTGCGTCATCATGGACGACATGGTCGATACCGCCAATACACTGTGCAAAGCAGCTGCCGCCCTGAAGGCCAATGGCGCGAAAAAAGTGGTGGCGTACTGTACCCACCCCGTTCTGTCAGGTGGTGCCATTCAGCGTGTTGAAGAATCAGACCTGGATGAGTTGGTAGTGACCGACACCATTCCGTTGTCCGAGGAAGCAAATAACAGCAAGACCATTCGTGTGTTGAGCGTAGACGAACTGCTGGCCGAAACCATTCGCCGCATTGTCCGCTCCGATTCAGTCAGCTCGCTGTTCATCGATTAA
- the ispE gene encoding 4-(cytidine 5'-diphospho)-2-C-methyl-D-erythritol kinase translates to MITTCLSAFSPAKINLFLHVTGRRDDGYHLLQSIFCPITLGDLVKIEITESEGSENNIRRQGDLTHIPEQQDLTVRACQAFYQEARLPRFFDNLIQVNKTIPEQAGLGGGSSNAATVLRLLQEYHGNPVSSTRLADIALLLGADVPFFLQDKSAFVEGIGETITPFPGISGHLIVYKPPLSCPTPKIFSDPQLTRNSSDVKIAVFDSARRMNSELMVFLKDNTRNALQTVVSANHPDWKYQLDVFSACVERFNPLLIRMSGSGSAMFAVFASPNESSKAVAAVADAPELQAGQWFECKIKPH, encoded by the coding sequence GTGATCACCACCTGCCTTTCTGCGTTTTCACCCGCAAAAATCAATCTGTTCCTGCACGTTACCGGTCGACGCGACGACGGCTATCACCTGCTTCAAAGTATTTTCTGCCCGATCACATTGGGTGACTTGGTTAAGATTGAAATTACCGAGAGTGAGGGGTCTGAAAACAACATTCGGCGACAGGGTGACCTGACTCACATTCCTGAGCAGCAAGACTTGACCGTTCGAGCCTGCCAGGCCTTTTATCAGGAAGCCAGGCTACCAAGGTTTTTTGACAACCTGATTCAGGTCAACAAAACAATACCGGAGCAGGCAGGCCTGGGCGGAGGCAGCAGCAATGCCGCAACCGTTCTGCGATTACTTCAGGAATACCATGGCAACCCGGTAAGTTCTACCAGGCTTGCGGATATTGCCTTGTTACTGGGCGCTGACGTACCGTTTTTTTTACAGGACAAAAGCGCATTTGTTGAAGGCATCGGCGAAACAATTACGCCATTTCCCGGCATTTCAGGCCACTTGATTGTGTACAAACCACCACTTTCTTGCCCGACACCCAAAATTTTTAGCGATCCGCAATTGACACGCAACTCAAGTGACGTCAAAATAGCGGTCTTCGATTCGGCCCGCCGAATGAATAGTGAGTTGATGGTCTTTTTGAAAGACAACACACGGAATGCTTTGCAAACTGTTGTGTCAGCCAACCACCCAGACTGGAAATATCAACTTGATGTTTTTTCAGCCTGCGTTGAAAGGTTCAACCCGCTGTTGATTCGAATGTCAGGTTCCGGTTCTGCCATGTTTGCTGTGTTTGCCAGCCCAAACGAATCCAGCAAAGCAGTAGCGGCAGTTGCTGATGCACCTGAATTACAGGCAGGCCAGTGGTTTGAATGCAAGATCAAACCACACTGA
- a CDS encoding tetratricopeptide repeat protein, with amino-acid sequence MAILLLSGVVAGCATVPAELPADQSKVSVDQQTYEARVAKMVQQDPLFALLTAEIASQRGDIYSATLAYTEAAKQQRNPELAKRAVEISLAEGQLELALTAAKVWAELSPQDKQATQSLLLLQLGTNQIDEALPALKAYLDEVKKAQESNPGLAGTSVEKVALDLLMRIPDKPKAYRTALELFGNDPTDAEAQTLLAQIAHASELHAQAVGHMENVVQKLPQERFYVLMAQFMEKRDNNPEAAMALIDKKAQENPNWFSARLYLARNHTQLQQWPQARSRFAEMIALQPDNLPLYSSQGFVLTQLKDYEGAQKHFRTYLDKTPPADRQNEVLIHATLSDMALERKDFAAALKWLDNTPNAADELDIQLKKSVVFDKQGDAAAAKRVLNQFKPKNEDESVRLTLAKSQRAEAEKAPAEAASELDNALQTYPDQPDLLYERAMVAERQDDLPGVEQYLRRLIAVRPDNPHGYNALGYTWAENNVRLAEALELIQKAVELAPNDPFILDSLGWVHYRLGNMGSAESTLRKAYTLRQDEEIGLHFLEVLIKSGKKDEARQLGTTLAVRYPDSTSLKKLIQQLEGI; translated from the coding sequence TTGGCGATATTACTCCTCAGCGGTGTTGTTGCGGGGTGCGCCACTGTGCCAGCAGAATTGCCCGCCGATCAGTCCAAGGTCTCGGTTGACCAACAAACCTATGAGGCCCGAGTTGCAAAAATGGTGCAGCAAGATCCTTTGTTTGCCCTGTTGACCGCTGAAATCGCCAGCCAGCGAGGGGACATCTATTCTGCCACGCTGGCCTACACGGAAGCAGCCAAACAACAACGCAATCCGGAACTGGCCAAACGGGCGGTTGAAATCAGCCTGGCTGAAGGCCAGCTGGAATTGGCGCTGACTGCTGCCAAGGTATGGGCTGAACTTTCACCACAAGACAAACAGGCCACTCAATCATTGCTGCTACTGCAACTGGGTACCAACCAGATTGACGAAGCGCTTCCGGCGCTAAAGGCCTATCTGGACGAAGTAAAAAAAGCTCAGGAAAGCAATCCGGGCCTGGCGGGTACGTCGGTTGAGAAAGTAGCACTTGACCTGCTCATGCGTATTCCAGACAAACCAAAAGCCTACCGCACGGCATTGGAACTGTTTGGCAACGACCCCACCGATGCTGAAGCCCAAACACTCCTGGCACAAATTGCCCACGCCTCTGAACTGCACGCGCAAGCCGTGGGTCACATGGAGAATGTGGTTCAGAAATTGCCGCAAGAACGATTCTATGTACTGATGGCCCAGTTCATGGAAAAAAGGGACAACAATCCCGAAGCCGCCATGGCCTTGATCGACAAGAAGGCGCAGGAGAATCCGAACTGGTTCAGCGCCCGGTTGTACCTGGCCCGCAACCACACCCAATTGCAGCAATGGCCGCAAGCCCGTAGCCGCTTTGCCGAAATGATTGCCCTTCAACCCGACAACCTGCCACTGTATTCCAGCCAGGGTTTTGTGCTAACCCAATTGAAAGATTACGAGGGTGCGCAGAAGCATTTCCGCACTTACCTGGATAAAACTCCCCCGGCAGACCGGCAAAATGAAGTGCTCATCCATGCCACGCTTTCTGACATGGCGCTTGAACGCAAAGACTTCGCTGCCGCCTTGAAATGGCTGGACAACACGCCGAACGCAGCAGATGAACTGGATATCCAACTGAAGAAGTCTGTGGTGTTTGACAAGCAAGGCGATGCCGCAGCGGCCAAGCGCGTGCTGAACCAGTTCAAACCCAAGAATGAGGACGAATCAGTTCGACTGACACTGGCAAAATCACAGCGGGCAGAGGCCGAAAAAGCCCCCGCCGAGGCAGCCAGTGAATTGGACAATGCCCTGCAAACCTACCCCGATCAGCCCGACTTGCTGTATGAGCGGGCCATGGTGGCTGAACGGCAAGATGACCTTCCCGGTGTGGAACAGTACCTTCGCCGCCTTATCGCCGTGCGCCCAGACAACCCACATGGCTACAACGCCTTGGGTTACACCTGGGCAGAGAACAACGTGCGCCTTGCCGAGGCACTGGAGCTGATCCAGAAGGCAGTTGAACTGGCCCCAAATGACCCCTTCATACTTGATTCGCTGGGATGGGTGCATTACAGGCTGGGCAACATGGGCAGCGCGGAAAGCACGCTGCGCAAGGCTTACACGCTGCGCCAGGATGAAGAAATCGGCCTGCATTTTCTGGAAGTACTCATCAAGTCGGGCAAAAAAGATGAAGCACGTCAACTCGGCACGACCTTGGCCGTTCGTTACCCTGACAGCACGTCTTTGAAAAAACTGATTCAGCAGCTTGAAGGAATTTAA